A genomic region of Gossypium hirsutum isolate 1008001.06 chromosome D01, Gossypium_hirsutum_v2.1, whole genome shotgun sequence contains the following coding sequences:
- the LOC107922303 gene encoding protein ASPARTIC PROTEASE IN GUARD CELL 1: MARTWLHLTSSIIVCALICFNFFTVDAKDHHPRPMLLPLQLTSRNHSQQRHLDNIRRHLQQSGLSSSTPNARMRLYDDLLSNGYYTTRLWIGTPPQEFALIVDTGSTVTYVPCSSCAHCGKHQDPRFQPDLSSTYQPVKCNPSCNCDDEQKQCTYDRRYAEMSSSSGVLGEDIVSFGNESELVPQRAVFGCENRETGDLYSQRADGIMGLGRGQLSIVDQLVDKSVIGDSFSLCYGGMDVGGGAMVLGKITPPPEMVFSHSDPFRSPYYNIELKEMHVAGKRLKLPTGVFDGRHGTVLDSGTTYAYFQKDAFVAFRDAILREVHSLKRVRGPDPNYDDICFSGAGRDVSQLSKSFPEVEMVFNNGNKLLLSPENYLFRHTKLIGAYCLGIFANAESTTLLGGIVVRNTLVTYDRDNDRIGFLKTNCSELWRRVKISGAPAPAPSVSQSNDTNLEIPPASAPSGSPANVLPGSFHIGFITFDMSISTNDSKLKLNFKELGQLISKELEVDNSQVRLLNVTSKGNDYLVRWGIFPTSSASYISSSTALSIILRLRDHRLQFPERFGNYKLVEWNAEPQRKSSWWRHHLLAVVLGCIITLSLSAIGIWLVIRHRQQSVTAYEPVASPTPEQELQPLQT, encoded by the exons ATGGCTCGAACTTGGCTTCACCTAACTTCCTCCATTATTGTCTGTGCCCTGATCTGCTTCAATTTCTTCACCGTCGACGCAAAAGATCATCATCCACGGCCGATGCTCCTTCCTCTGCAACTGACCTCACGCAATCATTCCCAGCAGCGCCACTTGGACAATATCCGCCGTCATCTGCAGCAATCGGGACTCTCTTCTTCCACTCCAAACGCTCGCATGAGACTTTATGATGATCTCCTCTCCAACGG TTATTATACTACTCGGTTATGGATTGGAACGCCACCTCAGGAATTTGCTCTTATCGTCGACACCGGAAGTACTGTAACTTACGTTCCTTGCTCCAGTTGTGCGCATTGCGGCAAGCATCAG GATCCAAGGTTCCAACCAGATTTGTCTAGCACTTATCAACCTGTAAAATGCAATCCGAGTTGTAATTGTGATGATGAGCAAAAGCAATGCACTTATGATAGACGGTATGCTGAGATGAGTTCCAGCAGTGGTGTGCTTGGGGAGGATATTGTTTCTTTTGGGAATGAAAGTGAACTTGTGCCACAGCGTGCTGTTTTTGGGTGTGAAAATAGGGAAACAGGTGACCTTTATAGCCAACGGGCTGATGGTATAATGGGTTTGGGTCGGGGCCAGCTTAGTATTGTGGATCAACTTGTTGATAAGAGTGTTATTGGTGATTCGTTTTCTTTGTGTTATGGTGGGATGGATGTTGGTGGAGGTGCAATGGTTCTTGGAAAAATCACTCCTCCCCCTGAAATGGTGTTCTCCCATTCAGACCCTTTCCGCAG CCCTTACTATAACATTGAGCTTAAGGAAATGCATGTTGCTGGTAAGCGATTGAAGCTACCTACTGGGGTCTTTGATGGAAGGCATGGAACAGTTTTGGACAGTGGCACCACATATGCTTACTTCCAAAAAGATGCTTTTGTTGCATTTAGGGATGCT ATCCTAAGGGAAGTTCATTCTCTCAAAAGGGTCCGTGGTCCTGACCCTAATTATGATGATATATGCTTTTCTGGTGCTGGAAG GGATGTTTCCCAACTATCAAAAAGTTTCCCAGAGGTTGAGATGGTATTTAACAACGGAAATAAGTTATTACTGTCTCCTGAAAACTACCTGTTCCgg CACACAAAGCTCATTGGTGCATATTGCTTGGGAATTTTTGCTAATGCAGAATCAACTACTCTTTTAGGAG GAATTGTTGTCCGGAACACCTTAGTTACATATGATCGGGATAATGACAGGATAGGCTTTTTGAAAACTAATTGTTCTGAACTATGGAGGAGAGTGAAGATATCTGGTGCACCTGCACCAGCTCCTTCAGTCTCCCAAAGCAATGATACTAACCTGGAAATTCCTCCTGCATCTGCCCCAAGTGGATCGCCAGCAAATGTTCTTCCAG GGTCATTTCATATCGGATTTATAACATTTGATATGTCAATTAGCACAAACGACTCCAAATTGAAGCTCAACTTCAAGGAGCTTGGACAATTAATTTCCAAGGAACTGGAAGTCGATAATTCACAG GTTCGCCTGCTGAATGTCACTTCCAAGGGGAATGATTACCTTGTTAGATGGGGCATTTTTCCCACTTCATCAGCTAGTTATATTTCTAGTTCCACTGCATTG AGCATCATTCTGCGCTTAAGGGATCACCGTTTGCAGTTTCCTGAGAGATTTGGGAATTATAAGTTGGTTGAATGGAATGCTGAACCTCAAAGGAAGTC GTCTTGGTGGCGACATCACCTTCTGGCTGTGGTACTTGGATGTATAATAACTCTTAGTTTGTCAGCTATCGGGATATGGTTGGTTATTCGACACAGACAACAATCAGTCACTGCTTATGAGCCCGTTGCATCTCCTACTCCGGAGCAGGAGCTTCAGCCACTTCAAACTTAA